In Labrus bergylta chromosome 11, fLabBer1.1, whole genome shotgun sequence, one genomic interval encodes:
- the cldnj gene encoding claudin j, translating to MALQELGISLSMIGVAGTILICALPMWKVTAFIGTHLVVMQVFWEGLWMTCVSEYTGQMQCKLYDALLDLSPDLQAARGLLCISLVLGCLGFLVFLLGARCTNCLGHPRIKARVVLSSGAIFCLSALTTIVAVSWTANSIIRDFYNPRVPEVLKREMGAAIYIGFVTSGLLFCGGAILCTSCPQRRGRFSSSGYTLARTATHSYAIKNYV from the coding sequence ATGgctctgcaggagctgggtatcAGCCTCTCTATGATAGGTGTAGCTGGCACCATCCTGATCTGCGCTCTGCCCATGTGGAAGGTGACGGCGTTCATCGGCACTCACCTGGTGGTCATGCAGGTGTTCTGGGAGGGGCTGTGGATGACCTGCGTCAGCGAGTACACGGGTCAGATGCAGTGTAAGCTCTACGATGCCCTGCTGGACCTGTCTCCTGACCTCCAGGCGGCCCGCGGCCTTCTCTGCATCAGCCTGGTGCTGGGATGTCTGGGCTTCCTCGTCTTTCTCCTGGGAGCACGCTGCACCAACTGCCTGGGACACCCGAGGATCAAGGCTCGGGTGGTGCTGAGCTCCGGGGCCATCTTCTGCCTGTCGGCTCTCACCACTATTGTTGCGGTCTCCTGGACCGCCAACTCCATCATCAGAGACTTTTACAACCCGCGCGTCCCCGAGGTGCTGAAGAGGGAGATGGGAGCGGCCATATATATCGGCTTTGTGACGTCTGGGCTGCTGTTCTGTGGAGGAGCCATTCTGTGCACGAGCTGCCCACAGCGGAGGGGGCGGTTCAGCTCCAGTGGGTACACGCTGGCCAGGACGGCCACCCACAGCTACGCCATCAAAAACTATGTGTGA